In Lycium ferocissimum isolate CSIRO_LF1 chromosome 7, AGI_CSIRO_Lferr_CH_V1, whole genome shotgun sequence, the sequence TAAAATTATCAAGTCTTTCAACTTTTGTGCCATCTGAAGAACGACAAGTTCCTGGGAGCCTTCAACTCCCATATTGACTTCCAGAAGGCTTGTGGTTAAGAAATTATAATATGATttcaccaaaaaatattttaaggaTGATCCTCCCCGTGGTATCCTACCTACCTCCGCAAACTATGAAAATCTATAAAGGCTGTATAACAATAGTGGCACCTCAACAATATGGCCAGATTGATTTTGCAGTGCTCTTGGagtttgaaaatgaggaaaatgaaaaaggacGTTAGGAACCACAAGACATTTGACATGTGATACCTTTGTGCATCATGTGGGCTAGGAAGGGAAATGAACCAAATTCTTCAAAGACAAGAATATCAGTGCACTCATTAAAAATCTTCTTGTTCACAAAGTTTTTGGGTGTAGAACTGATCCGTGAATAGTATAGAATACAGATGCATTGATTGAGTTTATCAATTCCTTAAAGAAGCTAATAATGAAACTTTTAGTGAAGCCACGTACATGATGTAAAGAAGCACTATCTAGGTGCTAAAGTATGAATAAAactaaaccttacctttctcaaaACAATTATTTCATTATATATGTGTAATGGAAAAGCAAAATATCACTTTCATCTTCTTCCCCTGATGAATTAGTAACTATAGGCATCAAGAGCTTTATTAGTAGTGCACATACAAGTCCACAACAACAACTCGCTGATAGATAGAGCAGCGAATATGAAGCGGACCTTTCAATCAAACGAGAGAAAAGATGAACACAGACCATATGTAAAACAAGTTGTCCATTTCTTGTCTCTGAACTCTGCCCAGAAGTTGAATCTGCATATATCCACCAATGCAAAGCACAGGTTCTGGAAGGTCGAACTGCTGAAAGCATTTTACCTGGCCATTAAAGTTTGATCTGTTAATTCTCCTTCTCATGCAAATTAGTCTATGACGCCCCTTCAAAGACTTAGAGAAaaaatttgattagtttttACTTACAACAATACTTAAACAGAACAAAGCCAACTACTACTCCACCAAAAACACAGACAACTGAGTAAATAAGATAatatttttctggaaaaaaactaaagaaagttgaaaaaaacAAGACCTGTGTCATAGGGAATTCTTCAGAAGTATATGTCCATATAAACTTGTCATCAGCAGGCTGTTGCTGGGGCATTTTCAGGATATCACTCTCATCTTTTGAGGATTTGGGGTAGCCTAATCGAAATCGAACAGATTTTGCAGAATATATGGGCTTGCCGGGCTGGAAAAAAGCTGAATTGAAAAACTTATGTGTTAGTCAAGAGGACCAAATAAAGCTTCAGACGCCTGTGAAATTCAGATTGTAAATGTGAGGGGGCACCTTCGAAAGGTTGCATACAAACTTGGGTGATGACACATAGATCAGCTTTCAATTTGTAAATTAGTGTCTCAGGGGCATTGGGATCACTGTGTCCTTTACTTGACCAGTATGAAGGTCTATTTAGATATATGTCCATTGGAATTAAAGTATTGACAATACTTTCATCTGGATAATTGTCCGTGCTTGAAGCACTGACTGCATAGCCTATGCAATCATTTCGACATGACTTTGATGTTTCAATAGCTTGAAGTAGAGAAGCATAAACTTCATGGTCTCTTTTTAGAGTCTCCCACTCGGAATTGCTAGACCCAACATCTTTTGCTTCTGCTGCACTCAGATCTAGTTCTGTTATACGGGCAATCCTAGAAAGCTGCTGAAACCTTCCCACACACAGTTGCTTAGAGAGTCCGTAGCTAACCACTGCAAATAAAGTAAATCATCACCTGTTTGTTCTTCCAAATGGTAATAAACCTTCCAAGGATATAAACTAGCATGCCAAGATTTCTCGCAGAAAGCCTTAATTTAGCTAATTTACCTTATGAGAAAGATTTTAAAGTTCCTAAAATATCAATTACTTCAGTCAAAGCTTAACCATAATTGTTGAAACTTGAAACTCAAGAAATCAGACAGAGTGTTTCTTGTCTCAGACATCACTTCATTTGCGCGATTGGTATTTGACATTTTATTGAAATCAAACAAATCTGATTATGATTCAGTTTGCTGCGCAATTATGATTCGGTTTGCTGTACCTTTCATCTTTCCGAGACTTCACTTATTTTGTACTCATTCCGGATAATTTATCAAGGCATATTCAAATTGATATAGCCTCATTGCGTAATAATACTAGATGCCAATAAAGTAGGTATGAGTCTGTATGCACAGTAATCACATGATGTAACAGGATGAAGTGTACCAAGTATATCAAACAAGAGTGGAAGAGTCGCGTAATGGAAACAAGGAAAACTCTTCGGTTTATGAAACTTAACAACACGACAAATGATgtaatataataaagaaaacaaaataagaaTGTCAGTTCAGTTTCACATCCTAAACAACAGTAACAGACTGCTTTTAAGGAAGAACGAAAGTTTGATTAGGTTACCAAATTGGCGCCAAAGGCGTGAAACAGATCCAGCACGGACCACATCAGCTGGATCATTCAAACGCATCATAATGTTCAGAGACACGTCAATTTCAAGCCATTCCACAAAATCGATACGTGTCTCCATGGCACAACCAAAGCGTAATCCAATAGATAGATTCAAAGTTCCAAAACCTGAATCGTcaacaaacacaaacaaaatgaTACAATAAGccaaaaaactttaaaaagagAAGGAAGTAAACGACAAGGTTATGCGCACTAATACAGGGAATTCAGAGTTAAATCAGCCAACATATACCAAATTAGATAAATGCATGAACCTAAATACCAGTTTATACTTGTCTTTGGGTTTCAAAACGGATCATGTAAAATCTCCTCTTAAGTAGCTTCCAAAGAATGAAACTTTCACATTAAGTCCATCATTCAACTACACCTCAATACCAAATTACTTCGAGTCGGCTATTTGAATCTCTATATCCAATCTCTTCTTTTTCAGCTTGTTAAGTCAACACTCACATAAAAATCTCACCTTTTCACAAAATAAACCAACTTTTATTTCCAATTCACAAAAACcagaaagaaaatatgaaaaatccAGCTACCAATTACAATGGGAAACCAGAAAAGAGgcaagaaaaataaacatatGAAAGATTTAACAAAtggggctcaaaaaaaaaatgcaaagaaAAGTAGCATACAACTCAAGAACAATCTAAATTCTAAACATatgaaatatttaataaatGGGGCTCAAAAAATGCAAAGAAAAGTAGCATACAACTCAAGAACAATCTAAATTCTGTGATTAACccaataaaatcaagaaagcaTTGAACAAAAATGTCAACCAATAGAAAGAgtgaaaaaaaggaagaaacttTGTACCTTTTGAATTGAAGAAACAGAAGAAAACCCTAGAAATGCATAGAGAAATCTAGAAATAGAAGCTGTTGTCCACACATAAATTATTGTGAAAATGTATTCGGTCATTACAAATACCTTCAATCACCCAtacatggttttttttttttttttgaagcttccaaatttaattggtgGATGAAATTATTTCTACAGTTTTCATTAACCAGTAAAGAATTATTAGAATTTGCTCTGCACGTTtgattaattaatcaattaattttttaatttaatcgATCTGGTTCCTGGACCGAACCTAATCTGGACTTATGTAGATCTATCTTCACGTAGAGCCCGCTTGGATGAGCTTACGAAGTTGGGAATTTTAGTTTATgacttttgatttatttttgttattttaatttaaaagtaattttttattttattcaaactCTATAAAAATGCTTAGAagttattttgacttaaaagcatctaaaataagccaattcaAAGTATGATGCTGTAAACATTAAGCTTTTTTGTGTTTCAATTCGTGTGTTTTActctcctttaatattttatatatttagtgtaattctttaattttaacATTTTAATTGACGTTTTTAACGCTACAAGACTCAGAGTAATTGGGTATGTATGATGCCGTAAACATTAAGCTTTTTTGTGTTTCAATTCGTGTGTTTTACTCTCCtttaatatattataaatattttatatatttagtgtaattctttaattttaacATTTTAATTGACGTTTTTAACGCTACAAGACTCAGAGTAATTGGGTAAGTATGATGCC encodes:
- the LOC132064009 gene encoding F-box protein At4g00755-like; translation: METRIDFVEWLEIDVSLNIMMRLNDPADVVRAGSVSRLWRQFVVSYGLSKQLCVGRFQQLSRIARITELDLSAAEAKDVGSSNSEWETLKRDHEVYASLLQAIETSKSCRNDCIGYAVSASSTDNYPDESIVNTLIPMDIYLNRPSYWSSKGHSDPNAPETLIYKLKADLCVITQVCMQPFEAFFQPGKPIYSAKSVRFRLGYPKSSKDESDILKMPQQQPADDKFIWTYTSEEFPMTQVKCFQQFDLPEPVLCIGGYMQIQLLGRVQRQEMDNLFYICVSHVKVVGRPLSPAFDVEVLELSQEFVLKYNRDVVGCMLQSLSNGDHQDSNMPPTLSEELVVDAGLVEFFLQNHQPAIEHMGWDDDGDDEMDEVGIF